The Prevotella sp. E9-3 genome has a window encoding:
- a CDS encoding glycoside hydrolase family 2 TIM barrel-domain containing protein, with translation MKTSLLSAVLLLAVSSLSAQNRQEITLTDNWQFSHDSQSWETVSVPHDWAISGPFDKKWDLQVVAIEQNGEKEATEKSGRSGSLPWIGEGHYKRSFTIPEEFKGHAELVFDGAMAEPTVFINGKKAGYWAYGYNTFRVDVTPFIKTGENELTVDLQNLEESSRWYPGAGIYRPVKLVLTPTQARIDDWGITTSTELHAKTTKDKDITQFTIEIPIANAAKGAVLNLALIDPDGNNKANLYPAPVKDGKAIGKFYIPNAKLWTPETPYLYKVRAVLFDGKSSSDHKVYDDFGTAIDEKIINVGLRTVSVSKEGGFQLNGVTRKLKGVCLHHDLGPLGAAVNKAALIRQIQILKDMGCDAIRTAHNMPSQMQMDVCDSLGMMVMAESFDMWIYKKCKNGYARFFKEWADRDIENLVRANRNHPSIVMWSIGNEIPEQGMQGGREMAMHLQDLCHQLDPTRPVTQGMDRAESALSTGFAQVMDVPGFNYRVHKYDNNIKQLWQGFLLGSETASTVSSRGVYKFPVVVTDNSQYSSWAKNYDPEAIKKADGQCSSYDVEYCSWSNLPDDDWVWQDDKDWVIGEFVWTGFDYLGEPTPYDEYWPSRSSYFGICDLAGLPKDRFYLYRSKWNKDEHTIHLLPHWTWGNESGVTKNGKSRRGEVTPVYCYTDYNEAELFVNGKSQGRIKKNPKERLDRYRLRWNEVKYEPGELKVVVYDENGQAAGEKTLKTAGKPAQLQCSVWTQQSSHTPLPLEGTDGKLFADGTDLAFVTVSLVDKKGTLIPDAQDQLSFEVSGAGSFRAVCNGDATSLEPFTKPTMKLFNGQLVVVVQAAKHPGSLTLKVTDKERKLKQTITIPVQ, from the coding sequence ATGAAAACGAGTCTTCTTTCGGCAGTACTTTTGTTGGCTGTCAGTTCTCTCTCTGCGCAGAATAGACAGGAAATCACCCTTACAGATAATTGGCAATTCTCTCATGACAGTCAGTCGTGGGAAACGGTTAGCGTGCCTCACGACTGGGCTATCAGCGGACCATTCGACAAGAAGTGGGACCTGCAGGTTGTGGCTATCGAGCAGAATGGTGAAAAAGAAGCTACTGAGAAGAGCGGACGCTCGGGCTCTCTGCCTTGGATAGGCGAGGGGCATTACAAGCGCAGTTTTACGATTCCGGAAGAATTTAAAGGGCATGCCGAACTGGTGTTCGACGGCGCAATGGCAGAGCCAACGGTATTCATCAACGGAAAGAAAGCAGGCTATTGGGCTTATGGATATAATACTTTCAGAGTAGATGTGACTCCTTTTATAAAGACTGGCGAGAATGAACTGACTGTCGATTTGCAGAACTTGGAAGAGAGTTCGCGCTGGTATCCCGGGGCGGGCATCTATCGCCCTGTGAAGCTGGTGCTTACACCTACGCAGGCTCGTATTGACGACTGGGGAATAACCACCTCGACGGAGTTGCACGCTAAGACGACGAAAGACAAGGACATCACCCAGTTTACCATCGAGATACCCATAGCCAATGCCGCGAAAGGCGCCGTGCTGAACCTGGCGCTCATCGACCCCGACGGCAACAACAAGGCCAACTTGTATCCCGCGCCTGTGAAAGACGGTAAGGCCATCGGCAAGTTCTACATACCCAATGCCAAGCTGTGGACCCCCGAGACACCTTATTTATATAAGGTACGGGCCGTGCTCTTCGACGGAAAGAGCTCATCCGACCATAAAGTCTACGACGACTTCGGCACGGCCATCGACGAGAAGATCATCAACGTGGGACTGCGCACCGTCAGCGTCAGCAAGGAAGGAGGCTTCCAGCTGAACGGCGTCACGCGCAAGCTGAAGGGCGTGTGCCTGCACCACGACCTGGGGCCGCTTGGCGCTGCGGTGAACAAAGCTGCTCTTATTCGTCAGATTCAGATTCTGAAGGACATGGGATGCGATGCTATTCGTACCGCCCACAACATGCCTTCGCAGATGCAGATGGATGTGTGCGACTCGCTGGGAATGATGGTGATGGCCGAGAGCTTCGATATGTGGATTTACAAGAAGTGCAAGAACGGCTATGCCCGCTTCTTCAAAGAGTGGGCCGACAGAGATATAGAAAATTTGGTTCGTGCTAACCGCAACCACCCCAGTATTGTGATGTGGAGCATCGGCAACGAGATTCCCGAACAGGGGATGCAGGGCGGTCGTGAGATGGCTATGCACCTGCAAGACCTCTGTCACCAGCTGGACCCCACACGTCCCGTAACGCAGGGAATGGACCGTGCTGAGAGTGCCCTCTCCACCGGTTTTGCACAGGTGATGGATGTACCGGGCTTCAACTATCGTGTACACAAGTATGACAATAACATCAAGCAACTGTGGCAGGGCTTTCTGTTGGGTTCTGAAACAGCATCTACCGTCTCTTCACGCGGGGTGTATAAATTCCCAGTGGTGGTGACCGACAATTCTCAATATTCTTCTTGGGCAAAGAACTACGATCCCGAAGCCATCAAGAAAGCCGACGGACAATGCTCGTCTTATGACGTGGAATACTGCTCGTGGTCGAACTTGCCCGATGACGACTGGGTGTGGCAGGATGATAAAGACTGGGTGATTGGCGAGTTTGTGTGGACGGGCTTCGACTATCTGGGCGAACCGACTCCCTATGATGAGTACTGGCCTTCACGCAGCAGCTATTTTGGCATCTGCGACTTGGCTGGCTTGCCCAAGGACCGCTTCTATCTCTACCGTTCAAAGTGGAATAAGGACGAACATACCATTCACCTGCTTCCACATTGGACTTGGGGCAACGAAAGCGGTGTGACGAAGAATGGCAAGAGTCGTCGCGGCGAAGTAACACCCGTGTACTGCTATACTGACTACAACGAGGCTGAACTCTTTGTCAACGGCAAGAGTCAGGGACGTATCAAGAAAAATCCGAAGGAACGCCTGGATCGCTATCGCCTTCGTTGGAACGAGGTGAAATATGAGCCAGGCGAACTGAAAGTCGTTGTTTACGATGAAAACGGACAGGCTGCAGGCGAGAAGACCCTGAAAACTGCCGGTAAACCCGCTCAACTGCAATGCAGCGTATGGACTCAGCAGTCAAGTCACACTCCTCTTCCATTGGAAGGAACAGACGGAAAGCTCTTTGCCGATGGTACAGATCTGGCTTTCGTCACTGTTTCTTTGGTCGATAAGAAAGGAACCTTAATTCCCGATGCTCAGGATCAGCTATCGTTTGAGGTGTCAGGAGCCGGTTCGTTCCGTGCTGTCTGCAATGGTGATGCTACTTCGCTGGAACCCTTCACCAAACCTACTATGAAACTGTTCAACGGTCAGCTTGTGGTCGTTGTCCAGGCAGCCAAGCATCCAGGCTCTCTCACCCTGAAAGTAACCGATAAAGAGCGCAAACTGAAACAGACAATAACGATACCTGTTCAATAA
- a CDS encoding HAMP domain-containing sensor histidine kinase, with the protein MIHLRLLNRFLAVAFALVSLLSCENKDTEHTPKIMEADALISAAHKNHEYQQLLKLADQLEAAGQITDIQADYWRGYSYSRQHMMRLSEKYWKEAINTEITNHEGLVYYAKSANRLAGVLMVKGEYETTMKVAVTAIEKLNKADYRYNSDYAYLQAAIGCCQLKFGNLNEAKSSFRKAYNQFHAIVEIEPTRPNYTTAIAAVITITENYLQENLYQEAHDWTMKLRELLDYYESKPHAEADFLDKQRARQNLYYASSLEGLGNSVEARRAYNEALKSKYIQTNEGKVEAINYLISAKRWTEAADNFEVLDKQFQQYGITEPSVDIIQQYLLPKYRANIGAHRDKEANEVSRKICNLLDSAINLAQRDAAMELAAIYNTQQKEKEIAAQHTDMVRQRYMATVVTLLLVIICFVLIIYFRHQSSIRLEKAYSKLEIANERIKESSRMKTSFIRQMSHEIRTPLNILSGFTQIITSPGIELNDETKRDLNKKIIENTDRITELVNKMLEMSDVSSQTVLDRNDKIKAVQIALKAVADISANPKCHIPVDLQMEKGIEELELLTNENAATRALLLLLDNAEQFTKEGTVILKVNRINNMVQFVVEDTGVGIPADEAEHIFEEFVQLDEYEEGTGIGLTVARSICRRLGGDLVLDTSYTHGARFVMTLAGLIA; encoded by the coding sequence ATGATACATTTACGACTCCTAAACCGATTTTTGGCAGTGGCTTTCGCCTTAGTCTCTTTGCTGTCGTGTGAAAATAAGGATACCGAGCATACTCCAAAAATTATGGAGGCCGATGCATTGATTAGTGCCGCCCATAAGAATCATGAGTACCAGCAACTGCTGAAACTTGCCGACCAGTTGGAGGCTGCAGGTCAGATTACTGATATTCAGGCCGACTATTGGCGTGGCTATTCCTATTCGCGTCAGCACATGATGCGACTGTCTGAGAAATACTGGAAGGAAGCCATCAACACTGAAATCACTAATCATGAGGGATTGGTTTATTATGCTAAATCGGCCAACCGTCTGGCTGGTGTGCTGATGGTCAAAGGTGAATATGAGACAACGATGAAAGTGGCTGTTACTGCCATCGAGAAATTGAACAAAGCCGATTATAGGTATAATAGTGACTATGCCTATCTGCAGGCTGCCATCGGCTGCTGTCAGTTGAAGTTTGGTAATCTGAACGAAGCAAAATCAAGTTTCCGTAAGGCTTACAACCAGTTTCATGCCATTGTAGAAATAGAACCAACCCGTCCTAACTATACTACAGCCATTGCAGCTGTGATTACTATTACAGAAAACTATCTTCAGGAGAATTTATATCAGGAAGCTCATGACTGGACCATGAAATTGCGCGAACTGCTCGACTACTATGAGAGCAAACCTCATGCCGAGGCCGATTTCCTTGACAAGCAGAGAGCCCGGCAGAATCTCTACTATGCCAGTTCTCTTGAAGGCTTAGGCAATTCTGTTGAGGCCCGGCGCGCATATAATGAAGCCTTGAAGTCGAAGTATATCCAGACAAACGAAGGAAAAGTTGAGGCTATCAATTATCTTATATCAGCAAAACGATGGACTGAGGCTGCCGACAACTTTGAAGTTCTTGACAAGCAATTTCAGCAGTATGGAATCACAGAGCCTTCTGTCGATATCATACAACAGTATTTGCTGCCCAAATACCGCGCTAATATAGGAGCCCATCGTGATAAGGAGGCCAATGAAGTGAGCAGGAAAATCTGTAACCTGTTGGATTCGGCTATTAATCTTGCACAGCGTGATGCTGCGATGGAACTGGCTGCCATCTACAACACCCAGCAGAAAGAGAAGGAGATTGCGGCACAGCATACCGATATGGTGCGCCAGCGCTATATGGCTACTGTCGTCACTCTGCTGTTGGTCATTATCTGTTTTGTTCTCATCATCTATTTCCGTCATCAGTCTTCCATCCGTCTGGAAAAGGCCTATAGCAAACTGGAAATAGCCAACGAGCGCATCAAGGAGTCATCGCGCATGAAGACCTCGTTCATTCGCCAGATGTCTCATGAAATACGTACGCCGCTGAACATTCTCTCTGGTTTTACTCAGATTATCACATCGCCCGGCATTGAACTGAATGATGAGACAAAGCGCGACCTGAACAAGAAAATCATCGAGAATACCGACCGCATCACTGAACTGGTGAACAAGATGTTGGAGATGAGTGATGTGAGCAGTCAGACGGTGCTCGATCGTAATGACAAAATCAAGGCGGTGCAGATTGCCTTAAAGGCCGTAGCCGACATTTCAGCGAATCCGAAATGTCATATTCCTGTTGATTTGCAGATGGAAAAGGGTATTGAAGAGTTGGAATTGCTGACCAACGAGAATGCCGCCACTCGTGCGCTCCTCCTGTTGCTTGACAATGCTGAACAATTTACCAAAGAAGGTACCGTAATATTGAAAGTGAACAGAATAAATAATATGGTACAGTTTGTTGTCGAAGATACTGGCGTTGGTATTCCTGCCGATGAGGCTGAACATATATTTGAGGAGTTCGTTCAGCTGGACGAATATGAAGAGGGTACCGGCATAGGACTGACCGTTGCCCGCAGCATCTGCCGTCGTTTAGGTGGTGATCTGGTTTTGGATACCAGCTATACCCATGGCGCACGCTTTGTAATGACCCTCGCGGGCCTAATTGCATAG